A window of the Streptomyces griseochromogenes genome harbors these coding sequences:
- a CDS encoding radical SAM protein: MNTVTHPESPPAPVLQRFRSALISTAGHCKIACGFCFRADRAHGFLDIPTYTRALSRLKETGVEAVCLTGGEPAHHPNLRQLVRLAHQFGTSVSIVTSARDPDDVNRLADLARLLTNVTVSADSAGAMQLGRTSRSVVSAITTLDQVPAAERLLHLTYWNLTADECQDIYERVDDSGVQIQLSPVALDDAALQRAGYNFYDYLAQQRKDTDLLGRYFQLTPRFQEHLTTLRTMQLYTERRPSCASAALYVSASGEIRRCPYGKTGVSVHAPRAEISRFLHAEPRDRTTPECAAICRADNTFE, from the coding sequence GTGAACACTGTCACCCATCCCGAGAGCCCGCCCGCACCAGTCCTGCAGCGGTTCCGCTCTGCCCTCATCAGCACCGCCGGCCACTGCAAGATCGCCTGCGGATTCTGCTTCCGAGCCGACCGGGCCCACGGCTTCCTCGACATACCCACCTACACCCGGGCGCTGTCCCGGCTGAAGGAGACCGGCGTCGAAGCCGTCTGCCTGACCGGCGGCGAACCCGCGCACCACCCCAACCTGCGCCAGCTCGTACGGCTCGCCCACCAGTTCGGGACTTCCGTGTCGATCGTCACCTCGGCCCGAGACCCCGACGACGTCAACCGGTTGGCCGACCTCGCGCGCCTCCTCACGAACGTCACCGTGTCCGCCGACTCGGCCGGTGCCATGCAACTCGGGCGCACCTCCCGTTCCGTGGTATCGGCGATCACCACGCTGGACCAGGTCCCCGCAGCGGAGAGGCTTCTCCACCTCACGTACTGGAACCTCACGGCCGACGAGTGCCAGGACATCTACGAGCGCGTCGACGACTCGGGAGTCCAGATACAGCTCAGCCCCGTGGCCCTCGACGATGCGGCTCTACAGCGCGCCGGCTACAACTTCTACGACTACCTCGCCCAGCAACGGAAAGACACCGATCTTCTCGGCCGCTACTTCCAGCTCACCCCGCGCTTCCAAGAACACCTCACCACGCTGCGAACCATGCAGCTGTACACCGAGCGACGGCCCTCCTGCGCATCCGCTGCCTTGTACGTGTCCGCGAGCGGCGAGATCCGCCGCTGCCCCTACGGCAAGACGGGGGTGAGCGTCCACGCGCCCCGCGCAGAGATCAGCCGCTTCCTCCACGCTGAACCACGGGACCGGACTACCCCAGAGTGCGCGGCCATTTGCCGCGCCGACAACACCTTCGAGTAG
- a CDS encoding radical SAM protein, with protein sequence MTSSQLLWGKYIQYIRDGEGALLDPVTLDSVYLDRGEVTDLSAVPPTATHKALAELGFTPDGPDADQREALRNRLHQLGLDPVPVRISGMRVVLTDACNMKCGYCFVETNTGKPDMTEQEIAEGLTYLFETNAGRDEVAIQWFGGEPTTRFDLMQHGDTLADALAKRYDVKRVRRTVVTNGARITDAMIEHFTRYAYGVGISIDGPPAINAEHRRLLGGQPADDRIRRNVRRLLDAGGIHVGCNLTPTPANIGRLAETVAWIIDDLGLKFIYANTPIPTSGRWTVKGRELATELYQARLVALGRGGMMFSVLDRAFQALDRRRPMLFDHMQSDRTLNVALLPGSRVSLCDINFTAPSFLHTLDELRADPNLLGGIAKNVAPIAECGQCPALAICGGPSRNEQLLISGDRPDPQMCDFYTSTVEIAVWDSTGVQ encoded by the coding sequence GTGACTTCCTCACAGCTCCTGTGGGGGAAGTACATCCAGTACATCCGGGATGGCGAGGGCGCCCTCCTCGACCCGGTCACGCTGGACAGTGTGTACCTCGACCGCGGGGAGGTCACCGACCTCTCCGCGGTTCCCCCGACCGCGACCCACAAAGCTCTCGCAGAGCTCGGCTTCACGCCCGACGGCCCCGACGCAGACCAGCGTGAAGCACTCCGTAACCGACTCCACCAGCTGGGCCTGGACCCCGTCCCCGTACGGATCAGCGGCATGCGCGTCGTCCTGACCGATGCCTGCAACATGAAGTGCGGCTACTGCTTCGTTGAGACCAACACCGGCAAACCGGACATGACCGAGCAGGAAATCGCCGAAGGCCTGACGTACCTCTTCGAGACGAACGCCGGCCGCGACGAGGTAGCCATCCAGTGGTTCGGTGGCGAACCGACGACGCGGTTCGACCTGATGCAGCACGGGGACACCCTCGCGGACGCCCTCGCCAAGCGGTACGACGTCAAACGGGTCCGCCGGACAGTCGTCACAAACGGGGCCCGCATCACCGACGCCATGATCGAACACTTCACCCGCTATGCGTACGGCGTCGGAATCTCCATTGACGGGCCACCTGCCATCAATGCCGAGCACCGCCGGCTCCTGGGCGGGCAACCGGCCGACGACCGTATCCGGCGCAACGTCCGAAGGCTCCTCGACGCAGGCGGCATCCACGTGGGCTGCAACCTCACCCCGACACCCGCGAACATCGGCCGCCTGGCCGAGACCGTCGCCTGGATCATCGACGACCTCGGGTTGAAGTTCATCTACGCCAACACCCCCATACCTACCAGCGGACGCTGGACGGTCAAGGGCAGGGAGCTGGCCACGGAGCTGTACCAGGCACGTCTTGTCGCCCTCGGGCGTGGCGGCATGATGTTCTCCGTCCTCGACCGGGCATTCCAGGCCCTGGACCGGCGCCGCCCCATGCTCTTCGACCACATGCAGAGCGACCGAACGCTCAATGTGGCTCTGCTCCCCGGCAGCCGAGTCAGTCTCTGCGACATCAACTTCACCGCACCGTCCTTCCTGCACACCCTTGACGAGCTGCGAGCGGATCCGAACCTGCTCGGCGGCATCGCCAAGAACGTGGCTCCCATCGCGGAATGCGGCCAGTGCCCGGCCCTAGCGATCTGCGGGGGGCCATCCCGTAACGAACAACTCCTCATCAGCGGAGACCGACCGGACCCGCAGATGTGCGACTTCTACACGAGCACCGTGGAGATCGCCGTCTGGGACAGCACGGGGGTGCAGTGA
- a CDS encoding helix-turn-helix domain-containing protein gives MWDDGEVQQALISRDFGTLCLRIRGLTSIRQGDLALLTGLSQPYLSMLESGQRRLTNIDKIVTLLGGMDVPTVLTRPMLRPPSRATSPGT, from the coding sequence ATGTGGGACGACGGTGAAGTGCAGCAGGCTCTGATCTCCCGCGACTTCGGGACCTTGTGCCTGCGCATCCGCGGACTGACGTCGATACGACAAGGCGACCTGGCGCTGCTCACTGGTCTCAGCCAGCCCTACCTGTCGATGCTGGAATCGGGCCAGCGCAGGCTCACCAATATCGACAAGATCGTCACCCTCCTGGGCGGCATGGATGTGCCCACGGTGCTCACGCGGCCGATGCTTCGCCCTCCAAGCCGCGCTACTTCGCCCGGAACCTAA
- a CDS encoding aminoglycoside phosphotransferase family protein, which produces MTMTVSPESAARMACRKSGLADRPLAQLHQHATTVFLLAEEGVIVRVSPVSKMQHLETAVSLTRWLVANDFAATEPVSVPQPVTYHPYVVTFWRHYPQPEHSTPPAGQLGALLRALHALPQPPVSLPQYQPLASLKNTVESSTYLDSDLRGWLTKRREELLDAYGRLDFPLGYGHVHGDAYPGNALWDHKDVRLGDWDEAAIAPREIDLANTFQGVRFGRTTEELDAFSHQYGYDIRQWPGLEILCAIRDLHTLGSYIRRADSGDAAAAEQLSHRIKTLRSGDDQARWSAA; this is translated from the coding sequence ATGACCATGACGGTCTCACCCGAGTCCGCCGCCCGCATGGCCTGCCGGAAGTCAGGCCTGGCAGATCGTCCCCTCGCACAACTCCACCAACACGCCACCACCGTGTTCCTGCTCGCCGAAGAAGGCGTGATCGTACGCGTCAGCCCCGTCTCCAAGATGCAGCACCTCGAGACCGCTGTGTCTCTGACCCGCTGGCTCGTCGCGAATGATTTCGCTGCAACGGAACCCGTGAGCGTTCCGCAACCCGTCACCTACCACCCCTACGTCGTGACGTTCTGGCGGCACTACCCGCAGCCGGAGCACAGCACACCCCCCGCAGGACAACTGGGTGCACTCCTCCGTGCCCTTCACGCCCTGCCGCAGCCACCGGTGTCGCTCCCGCAGTACCAGCCGCTTGCCTCACTCAAGAACACCGTGGAGTCCAGCACCTACCTGGATTCAGACCTGCGAGGATGGCTGACAAAGCGGAGAGAGGAACTACTGGACGCGTACGGACGCCTTGACTTCCCACTGGGCTATGGGCATGTTCATGGCGATGCATATCCAGGTAACGCCCTCTGGGACCATAAGGACGTCCGGCTTGGGGACTGGGACGAAGCAGCTATTGCTCCTCGCGAGATCGATCTAGCCAACACCTTCCAAGGCGTACGCTTCGGGCGTACCACTGAAGAACTCGATGCATTCAGCCACCAGTACGGATACGACATCAGGCAGTGGCCAGGACTCGAGATCCTCTGTGCAATCCGGGACCTCCACACCCTCGGCTCCTACATCCGACGCGCAGACAGCGGAGACGCCGCTGCTGCGGAGCAACTGTCGCATCGCATCAAGACGCTCAGAAGCGGCGACGACCAAGCCCGATGGAGTGCAGCCTGA
- a CDS encoding helix-turn-helix domain-containing protein: MRLDVHTGPSIPDAVWLAPDIQTAIENWDFGLASRLIRERAGLRQDDMAFMTGLSQSFLSMLEAGSRRLTNLDKAARFLQGIGTPEALLAPPFRQSTAVAAAAIGTTHAGSGPGPHDTLPATHGATDLNELAAQAAAQSLHFADEITKTNVSDVELAVLESTLTQIATDYVHAPLHTVFTNLVKTRDHLFSLLNGRQPLAQTRELFLLTGTSCLLLAHASQNLGDEDAAIAQLQTAWTFAEQADHNDLRAWAKGTAALIAEWSTRRQTALDYTRQASQLSPGGETRIRIAAIEARAAARIGDRTTAMAALEDLQRAREQKPAPDALTRFGGLLTFPEAKQEYYIGGTFALLGEHHLAEKHAMAAIELYENGPKEHRSYGDEALARLDIATARIGAGELEGAGEQLQPILELPADRRIRQLGDAMHAVARLLQEPQLARSPVARDLADATRGYQSIGTRMKALTP; the protein is encoded by the coding sequence ATGCGGCTGGACGTCCACACGGGCCCCAGCATCCCGGACGCGGTCTGGCTTGCCCCTGACATCCAAACTGCCATTGAGAACTGGGACTTCGGCCTCGCCAGCCGTCTCATCCGTGAACGGGCGGGACTCCGTCAGGACGACATGGCGTTCATGACCGGGCTCAGCCAGAGCTTCCTGTCGATGCTTGAAGCCGGGAGCCGACGCTTAACGAACCTGGACAAGGCCGCACGGTTCCTACAGGGCATCGGAACGCCGGAAGCCCTCCTGGCTCCACCGTTCCGCCAGAGCACGGCAGTTGCCGCAGCAGCCATTGGCACCACGCACGCCGGGTCCGGGCCTGGCCCTCACGACACCTTGCCAGCAACGCACGGTGCCACAGATCTCAACGAACTAGCGGCACAGGCAGCCGCACAGTCGCTGCACTTCGCCGACGAGATAACAAAGACCAACGTGAGCGATGTCGAACTAGCCGTCCTCGAGTCCACCCTCACCCAGATCGCCACCGACTACGTCCACGCTCCGCTCCACACTGTCTTCACCAATCTCGTCAAAACACGAGATCACCTCTTCTCGCTGCTCAACGGCCGCCAGCCGCTGGCCCAGACCCGCGAACTGTTCCTGCTTACCGGAACGAGCTGCCTCCTGCTCGCCCACGCGTCACAGAACCTCGGCGACGAAGACGCTGCGATAGCACAACTTCAAACAGCCTGGACATTCGCGGAACAGGCGGACCACAACGATCTACGGGCCTGGGCCAAAGGCACAGCCGCCCTCATCGCAGAATGGTCCACACGTCGGCAGACCGCGCTCGACTACACCAGACAGGCGAGCCAACTTTCACCTGGCGGGGAGACGCGCATCCGTATCGCCGCGATCGAGGCCAGAGCGGCGGCCCGCATCGGAGACCGCACCACGGCCATGGCCGCGCTCGAGGACCTCCAACGCGCCCGAGAACAGAAACCAGCCCCTGATGCACTCACCAGGTTCGGAGGCTTGCTTACATTTCCCGAAGCGAAACAGGAGTACTACATCGGGGGAACCTTCGCCCTCCTCGGGGAACATCACCTGGCCGAGAAGCACGCCATGGCGGCCATCGAGCTGTACGAGAACGGCCCCAAGGAGCACCGCTCCTACGGCGACGAGGCCTTGGCCCGCCTGGACATCGCGACCGCCCGCATCGGCGCAGGAGAGCTCGAAGGAGCCGGCGAACAACTCCAGCCCATCCTGGAACTGCCTGCGGACCGGAGAATCCGGCAACTCGGCGACGCCATGCACGCAGTCGCTAGGCTCCTTCAAGAGCCGCAGCTTGCTCGCAGCCCGGTCGCCCGTGACCTTGCGGACGCCACCCGCGGATATCAGTCGATCGGCACACGAATGAAAGCCCTCACCCCATGA
- a CDS encoding HAD family hydrolase produces MSETAEILVLWDIDRTLLYVGDIDRQVYRETFAEIVGRPAEQLPARGTGVTMPLAIRSLLLDNGVPEAEVPSLLPRMVELLPQRLAAHTADLREQGVLLPGAVAALKAVQTQPGYVPTVVTGNLKPNALLKLEAFDLAGFLDTEIGGYSSDNDHRPALVGVAQQRAQAKYGTVFTRSNTVIIGDSLEDVRTGLEGGAPVIAVASGKTSADELQSAGADVVLESLDDVPQLLDAITAVTREQA; encoded by the coding sequence GTGAGCGAGACGGCAGAGATCCTCGTGCTGTGGGACATCGACCGCACACTGCTGTACGTCGGCGACATCGACCGGCAGGTCTACCGAGAGACATTCGCCGAGATCGTCGGTCGCCCCGCGGAGCAGCTTCCGGCCCGGGGGACGGGGGTCACCATGCCCCTCGCGATCCGATCCCTGCTCCTGGACAACGGCGTACCCGAGGCGGAGGTCCCCAGCCTGCTGCCCCGGATGGTGGAACTCCTGCCGCAGCGTCTCGCCGCCCACACCGCGGACCTGCGCGAGCAGGGCGTCCTGCTGCCCGGTGCCGTGGCCGCTCTCAAGGCGGTGCAGACACAGCCGGGATACGTGCCGACCGTCGTCACTGGAAACCTCAAACCGAACGCGCTGCTGAAGCTCGAAGCGTTCGACCTTGCCGGGTTCCTGGACACAGAGATTGGCGGGTACTCCTCGGACAACGATCATCGTCCAGCCCTCGTCGGCGTTGCTCAACAGCGAGCCCAGGCCAAGTACGGAACGGTCTTCACCCGATCAAACACGGTGATCATCGGCGACTCCCTCGAAGACGTCCGGACAGGCCTCGAAGGCGGTGCTCCCGTCATCGCAGTCGCTTCCGGCAAGACCTCCGCCGACGAGTTGCAATCGGCTGGAGCCGACGTCGTACTCGAAAGTCTCGACGACGTCCCACAGCTCCTGGATGCGATCACAGCGGTGACCCGCGAACAAGCCTGA
- a CDS encoding helix-turn-helix domain-containing protein, whose amino-acid sequence MGRWAARAAQGEARVLQQAQRRCDRCGCSLSQYNTDTLCAACARSRTWVRHTPTVPGTVWFDPDVRSALAVWDFGRASRLIRLRGGLRQEDMAQLTGLSQAFLSMMESGRRRLTNIDKIIEFLTGLGVPADLVSLPIAPTPVPAVEEPPAQFAGDTDPTLPWTGARMVAALDTAVGGSAMDRRRFLTASGVALTAFVNAWDTTEAEPLRRAAGGSRLTHELLDGLQGATDSLRTMDASDGSGTLASLGNRHLQFLKHLLEETSYDEATGRRLAAIIADTATQTGWFVFDSGDRDRPLSYLYAALRAAKASQDVRLGAGALSYIAIHGYSTGAPHHAVTAAQRAQEKIKRLGTPALEAMLLTRQARGHAKLGERQAALAALGRAAELCAQGRSEHDPHWLYWINEGEIHGQAGSCYLDLGDPGRAVAAFAKARDALNPADHRTRGLFLSRAATAHVEQGDLEAGCATAHEVLDLAAKLQSARFDNHVTSMINQLQPVAHSPYAQDVLERRIAMTAGS is encoded by the coding sequence ATGGGCCGGTGGGCCGCACGTGCCGCTCAGGGGGAGGCAAGGGTGCTTCAGCAGGCGCAGCGACGCTGCGATCGATGCGGCTGCTCTCTGAGCCAGTACAACACGGACACACTGTGCGCCGCCTGCGCTCGCTCGCGAACCTGGGTGAGGCACACTCCTACAGTTCCGGGAACTGTCTGGTTCGACCCAGATGTGCGGAGCGCGCTCGCCGTTTGGGACTTCGGCCGAGCCAGCCGTCTGATCCGACTGCGCGGAGGCCTCCGCCAAGAAGACATGGCTCAACTTACGGGCCTGAGCCAGGCGTTCCTGTCAATGATGGAATCAGGTCGCCGCCGACTCACCAACATCGACAAGATCATCGAGTTCCTGACAGGCCTCGGTGTACCCGCCGACCTGGTTTCACTTCCGATCGCGCCTACCCCAGTTCCGGCCGTAGAGGAGCCGCCGGCCCAGTTCGCAGGAGACACCGATCCCACCCTGCCCTGGACAGGTGCCCGTATGGTGGCAGCACTGGATACTGCGGTAGGAGGTAGCGCGATGGACCGTCGACGGTTCCTCACCGCAAGCGGCGTCGCGCTCACTGCCTTCGTGAACGCGTGGGACACCACCGAAGCCGAACCCCTTCGACGGGCAGCGGGGGGAAGTCGCCTCACCCACGAGCTGCTCGATGGCCTTCAGGGCGCCACCGACAGCTTGCGGACGATGGACGCAAGCGACGGAAGCGGCACCCTCGCGAGTCTCGGAAACCGCCATCTCCAGTTCCTCAAGCACCTCCTGGAGGAAACGTCGTACGACGAGGCGACAGGACGGCGGCTCGCGGCGATCATCGCCGACACCGCCACCCAGACCGGTTGGTTCGTCTTCGACTCCGGCGACCGCGACCGCCCGCTCAGCTACCTCTACGCCGCCCTCCGCGCAGCGAAAGCCTCCCAAGACGTACGGCTCGGCGCCGGCGCCCTGTCTTACATAGCCATCCACGGCTACTCCACCGGAGCCCCACACCATGCCGTCACAGCTGCGCAGCGAGCTCAGGAGAAGATCAAGAGGCTCGGCACGCCCGCGCTCGAAGCGATGCTCCTAACCCGGCAGGCTCGCGGGCACGCCAAGCTCGGCGAACGCCAGGCGGCGCTTGCCGCACTCGGAAGAGCCGCCGAGCTCTGTGCTCAGGGACGCTCTGAACATGATCCGCACTGGCTGTACTGGATCAATGAAGGCGAGATCCATGGGCAGGCCGGCAGTTGCTACCTTGACCTCGGCGATCCGGGCAGGGCTGTCGCCGCCTTCGCGAAGGCTCGGGATGCGCTCAACCCCGCGGACCATCGAACCAGGGGCCTGTTCCTCTCCCGTGCCGCGACCGCACATGTCGAGCAAGGCGATCTCGAAGCTGGCTGCGCTACAGCACACGAGGTGCTCGACCTCGCTGCCAAGCTTCAGTCGGCCCGATTCGACAATCACGTCACGAGCATGATCAACCAACTGCAGCCGGTCGCCCACAGCCCGTACGCTCAAGACGTACTGGAGCGACGCATCGCAATGACGGCGGGGAGTTGA
- a CDS encoding DUF2304 family protein: MAVSISAVVLLAILTYLLIKKGGLKAAHAIVCTLFGFYLASSSIAPTVSQAVASVAQIVSKIKF; encoded by the coding sequence ATGGCAGTTAGCATCTCGGCCGTCGTCCTTCTGGCGATCCTTACGTACCTGCTCATCAAGAAGGGCGGGCTGAAGGCCGCACACGCGATCGTCTGCACCCTCTTCGGCTTCTACCTCGCCAGCTCCTCGATCGCGCCGACGGTCTCGCAGGCCGTAGCGAGCGTCGCCCAGATCGTCAGCAAGATCAAGTTCTAG